The sequence agttATAATATCAGCAGttatgatttgattttttttatttttgaacagtGGTTCATTCTAAAATATTATGAATGCAGTTGTGTCTATATATTTATGGCACCTATAATCAGAAAATcttaggtttatttttatttttatatcaaccAAAACATTTTTCACTGAAGGGAGTTCATTAAAGGAAAATAAGGTGTTTGCAAACATTATTAAACACATAAGTTTGTTTAATCAGTAAAGGCTGTTAATCAGAAATAATTACTGAACAAGAGGCCTTATGATTTAAGATTGCTTATAGCAATATATTTTCTGGACAATGGCAATGGGCAAAAGTGAGTGCACCCCTAAACCAAATTCTGCCATGAAAGTTATGGTCCATTGCACTCTGTAATAACACtcaaaatgtgaaaattaatcCTCAATAGCCTAAACTGCAAACATACACAGGCGCCCAAGTGTAAAACTAACGTGTAGACACTTTCAGTACATTAGTGAACCCTACAGTCTGCTGAAAAACATCTGCACCTAATAAATGTGCTATTGAGGCACCACTGTTGTAAATCCATGAGGCCTGTTTATAGAGCGGGAGTACAGACTGCTGCTGTTAAAGAAATAAGGAGAAAATAAGAGAGAgaatattttaatacaatcactTCCTGCCATTACTGAAAATTGGCTCAGCACTACTCATTTGTGCATTAGCAAAGAGGTAATGATTTAAAACCCCACGGGatggaaagatgagtttacaaattattttttaaataaaagaaaagaaaaagcctCAAATAGCTTTATTTGATAAATCATTCCTGAAATGAGAGaagaaatcttgaaaaaaaaagatttgcaaaAAGTTTTTTAGTGACCAAATTGGTTTGAATCTACTGAATAAGTTACATCTCCTTGCTTTTATAGTCTGAATCTATTAATTGTACATGTGACATCTGTACAGTTTAAAGGATTATTTAATTTCCGgaataaaaatttcctgataatttactcacccaccgtgtcatccaagatgtttatgtctttctgtcttcagtcgcaaagaaattaaggtttttgaggaaaacattccaggatttctGTGGACTTCAGTGTGGAccaattggggaagtcgtggcctaatggttagagagtcggacttccaatcgaagggttgtgagtttgagtctcgggccggcaggaattgtaggtggggggagtgcatgtacagttctctctccaccttcaataccacgacttaggtgcccttgagaaaggcatcgaacccccaactgctccctgggcgccgcagcataaatggctgcccaccgctccgggtgtgtgttcacagtgtgtgtgtgtgtgtgtgtgtgtgttcactgctctgtgtgtgtgtgtttgtgtgtgtgtgcacttcggatgggttaaatgcagagcacgaattctgagtatgggtcaccatacttcgcTGAATGTAATGTCACTTTCAATGGGCTGAATTGTAGTTTCAGTGAAGCTTCAAAGGGCTTTACATgatcccagccgaggaataagggtcttatctagtgaaacaATCATTGAGTCCCGTGTTATAGTCTTGCATGCATTGATCAGCCTTTTGTTGAAGTTGTACAGACCCTAAAAAGCACAACATTTTACTTACATTCTGTGTTACCAAAATCGTTTGACTGTTTGAAAATTGGCATCAAGGACACTAAAAAGCTCTTTGCTTTGAAATAAAGACATATGCACTTTAActacatgttttttgtttttataaaaacaaagcatCAGGAGCACTGTGTAATAGAACATAACACAACACGTCACCCACCTCACCGTCTCTtattttctctccatctctcctcagTGAACAAAAATGCTTGTAATGACTGTGCTCTATATAGAAGTGATATTCTCTGTGGTGTAAGTGAGAAGAGTTTTGATTTGTGTTTAATATTCTCTCACTCTGCTTCACTCTTCCTAGACACTTCTATATGTTTTCTGATTTGAATCCTTCTTCTGTCCTATTGAATTACAGACAGTGTGGTTTGTGACCAGCTGATGCTGTTCAGGAACCTTTGTGTTGAGATGAGTTGGAAGctgtttctgtttgttctgtCTGCAATGCAGCTTTCAATTAAGGACCACAAGTTAAAGCAATAATTcacctaaaaaatgaaaatattgttatcatttactgaccctcatgtcgttctaaacctgtatgactagaATTTGCCTTTTTGTGTGTACTGTTCTTTTAATGATCAGTGCTAAGCTTGGTATTAAAAAACTATCCAGAATATCTAAATTACAGGTtaaaaaaacctatatatatatatatatatatagagagagagagagagagagagacattattATATAGTAAACAGTATAGTTTTGTTGACAGATAACAAGAAATAACAGAAACAGATAACAGAAACAAACTGTCTTGCATACGCATTTAACATTTTCTTAGTTTTAAACAGCTGCTAACATTGCATGACACTGTAAATGCCCTGCAGTGTTGAATAAATGTTTGTTATGTCTTGATTACTGTATCCAGATTCTTGGTTTTGATTATTAAATTCAGATTCtggagacaaataaataaatcagtggttttttttcattgcttttcttttcttaattGCACATTGGAACACATTTGTGtcacagtttatttgttttaatgtgaaaaGATTTCCCATTACACAGAAGAATCTACACTAACCACCCAAACTCTTTTGAAAAAATAGCTATAGTTTCCATAGTTTGAATAAAAGAACTTAATAACTCAAGCTTTAAAATGGTGATCTATACCCTTTCCCTTCCACCGAGCACCCACGCCCATTTCTAAGTCAAATCAATCTTCAAGTCATGAGTCATGACAATCTGTTTTCCACATTGACAACCTTTCCTATTCCATCGATCATCAGACTCTATTTCTTTTTTTGGCCTTATCAtaaaagttcaaaatgctcattgTGTCTGGCATCCATTTTACTCCTGTTTATtcctatttaatttaatgtttttttgaaaagtgatgccacttttcttttttttaagtgttaccTTGATTGATAATTTTTCATGGAAAAATCAGAACATATAATATATGCATATTATGCATCCGCTCAGGGAGAACATTATGGCCTCTGATTTACTGCGTGAAAGCTGAAGTAAAGtgcttttacttaattttatagaATGAACTTGAAAATGACTCTTCTTACCGAATGTGGTCTACTGTACATTAGGCATAAGAGATTTCTGAAAGCCTTGTACATGAATACAGGAAGAaggtattattttaaaatatttgtagcaGCCACAGAAACCTTACCTTGACAATTgcgaatatatttttcaaacactGATGTCAGCAGTGATGGTTGACATACTAGTTACTTTCTTTGTTTTAAACAGTCTAAAATGAACTCTACACAGACACTCCTTGTTTCTCATTTTGCTTTAAATAGACTGTTGTATGCCTTACATATATAATGCTGCAGGCATCCTAGTGTTAGAACTATCCAGTTACATCACTATACTTATCTTTAACTAATGCacacaaattgatcaaaagtagtGGGTCAGTACTTATTGTCTTATTTTCTGAACTAAACAGCTCAAATCCACTTTGACCACTTGGatgtgttttgatttatttagcctatcattttatattattatatttcacttctattcatttatattcatcttttcattcatttaattatatttatttaattatttttaggtTCTGACTGGTGTTTACTTTTTTGAACCATATTCATTCTACAACAATACAGTCATTTGTTTTATAAGACTAAGTGGATAAATGGCACTTTATGAGACTTAAGTGTttcctgttggaaaatgcaagattACAATGATATGAGAGACTGGTGGAGGGTCTGTCTTACATCATGCGTGCGCAAAATCGAGCGCGTGAAAGCGCTGCGCATTGCCTTTTACCACAATGTGTCCATTGAATACCAATAGAGCAGACCAGCAGAAGATGTTGTATGTCTGGATCTGTCAGGTAAGATGACTATTCTCAacgtttttacttttatattgactCAAATGAATTTTCAACTTTGTGAAATGATACATATTATTTCAGAAATCGTTTGTTAAACAACCAACTTTAACTAAATAGGTAAACTAGAATAATTGGACGAAGTGCAACAACGACAAATGTTGATTTCTATgcagaaacaaaaaaacagtgcTGCATGTAGTTTATCTTATCTAACaaacttttactttacttttcaaaGGTTATATTTTAATGGAATTCAAACACACAATGGATAATAAAACAATCCAATCTTTATGCAACATGACCAGTCAGGACTACAACCAAACCAACTGCACGTCTCAAACGTGGATGCTCTACCCTGACTTGTACATTTGGATACCAGTTATGTACTCAATAATCTGCGCCGTGGGACTCACTGGCAACACCGCTGTCATTTACGTGATCTTGAAGGCGCCTAAAATGAAAACCGTCACCAACTTATTCATTTTGAATTTGGCAATCGCCGACGACCTTTTCACGTTGGTGTTGCCCATTAACATAGCCGAGCACCTGTTAAACTACTGGCCGTTTGGAGAGATTTTATGCAAAGTGATTCTGTCCATAGACCACTATAACATCTTCTCCAGCATCTTCTTCTTGACTGTGATGAGTGTGGACCGCTATCTGGTTGTGGGCTCCACGTTGCGCTCCACACGGATGCCCCACCGGACCTACAGGTTAGCCAAGACGGTCAGCCTGAGCGTCTGGGCTGTGGTCATTCTCATCGTGATGCCCTTCACCGTTTTCGCCGGTGTCTATGTGAGTCCCGACGACGCGGAGAGCAGGAAGAGCTGCGTTTTGAGTTTCCCAAGCCCTGAGAGTTTCTGGTTCAAAGCCAGTCGGATCTACACGCTGGTCCTCGGTTTTGTCATTCCAGTTTCGACCATTTGCATCCTATATAGCGTGATGCTCTACAAGCTGAGACGCACGCGACTCAACTCAAATGGAAAGGCTCTGGACAAAGCAAAGAAACGAGTCACAATGATGGTTTTCGTCGTGCTTGCCGTTTGCTTGTTCTGTTGGACACCCTTTCACCTGAGCACAGTGGTCGCCCTCACCTCAGACTTGCCCACCACCCCTCTGGTTATAGGTATTTCTTATTTCATCACCGGACTGAGTTATGCCAACTCGTGTCTCAATCCGTTCCTTTACGCTTTCTTAGACGATAGTTTCAAGAAGGCGTTTAAGAAATTGCTGGAGTgctgaaagtttttttatttttttttattttgtaccctCACAACTCAACCAATAAGCTTCAAGTACCCAATCAGCAACATCAAATCATAAAGTGTTGTTTTTAATTCAAAAGTCAAAACGCACTTAAAAGTCACCTTAAAACCTCAACTTGACTTTATCAAGTAGCTACTTTATTTGCACTGTATTCATAGTCTAAACGTTATTCACCTCATCAGTATTTACATTTGAAATCAGAAGAGTAATGAATGTATCACTGTTAGACCGACTTTAGTACCACCTTGATCTTAACAGATGTAGACTACCCTACATACATGatactacatactacatacatactaatatatgtaaatattacatttattgccTATGCTATGTGGTTTGCTTTGCATTATAAGCTTAAAAGCTTGAAACTGAAACTCTGTCGCCTCCTGCGGCATAAAATGCTGCTGCTCGCGTTGTGTTCGATGTTGGTAATTAAAATTTTGTGTGAATAGTGCTCTGttcagtatatttatttttccctaagtagcatttttttttcacttgaatGAAGTTGAAATGAAAATGCTTAatactgaatgtaataaaataatggtGTATTCATGCCCTTCCCTTAGTAGTGAATCAGTGACGGAATAAATTGTAAACTGCTGTTCCTTAATATCCAATACAACCAGAAGAGGGCAGGAGGACATCATGTTGTAATTTAAACCTTTTCATGACGTTAACACGTTCTCTTAATCAGAAAGATACAGGTGCAGTTTTAAAAACTGTAAGAC is a genomic window of Carassius carassius chromosome 46, fCarCar2.1, whole genome shotgun sequence containing:
- the LOC132129675 gene encoding neuropeptides B/W receptor type 1-like, which codes for MEFKHTMDNKTIQSLCNMTSQDYNQTNCTSQTWMLYPDLYIWIPVMYSIICAVGLTGNTAVIYVILKAPKMKTVTNLFILNLAIADDLFTLVLPINIAEHLLNYWPFGEILCKVILSIDHYNIFSSIFFLTVMSVDRYLVVGSTLRSTRMPHRTYRLAKTVSLSVWAVVILIVMPFTVFAGVYVSPDDAESRKSCVLSFPSPESFWFKASRIYTLVLGFVIPVSTICILYSVMLYKLRRTRLNSNGKALDKAKKRVTMMVFVVLAVCLFCWTPFHLSTVVALTSDLPTTPLVIGISYFITGLSYANSCLNPFLYAFLDDSFKKAFKKLLEC